From Channa argus isolate prfri chromosome 18, Channa argus male v1.0, whole genome shotgun sequence, the proteins below share one genomic window:
- the fyb1b gene encoding FYN-binding protein 1 isoform X3 produces the protein MLMSLTKLEQPLTYKHADSLAQCHSVCHYLCIVSSTATETQTDTRNKHSQTTLSTNQLDIAECSGIVVLNMENKADIKSIMARFQTSGSSTDEPSPASAGRTKPLVHSALSSGPTIQPKKSVVESLSGSAINTPPKPPFLKKELAAKSDTEVHEPNKTKALASRFANTQDDTNTTSKPFLNKSITPKSPSSQALESKSPVQKPPLSKPPLSNSFSDSKHVFPKSSPAPTAKPSWIKDDSGGGAPSTAGSTAPKIAPLQQKPSSSILKLLHQNEDLGEAKTDTANKPTPPANSTFKAASNFRTAQNIFNKEEKNEQSDGGGANKPPLASTNSFPPPKPPTSKKPSIKNPPKSFPRASNVNDADPSGPKRNPLPNSLALGPPPAKPNRPPKVDLENLKRGAAPSDDGPGMLKKPSITAHLASHPSNQVTPTQPPQPPQPALPSLPPRHPGSMPQDKDIYDDVDEPNSCPPPLPSSAGHPSQRTKDIDDDDGEMYEDLDERWEVAEQKQDKKEKEKEDKKRQEAEKKEQNQREKKEQDARKKFKLVGPIEVIHQGKARVDCRGTKTDLVLKQGECLDIIRVQGNPEGKWLGRTQDGSIGYVKTTSVEIDFNTLKNRQPQPAYEPEVYDDIDVVSSDNSGSKGPGVVLPPPPGEGGEIYDDVVDLNLDISPLDPRSFPMKPRGFLRMFDRSRRLASTKVVPPPSQFSAEGNTDKPGAAIDEEIYDDVDSQTLPPPPPISSLPPLKGKSKNEEMDPKKQKKFEKEEKEFKKKFKVCSSKVFLSLLINSVI, from the exons ATGCTTATGTCACTGACCAAACTGGAGCAACCCCTCACATACAAACACGCAGACTCACTTGCTCAGTGCCACTCAGTGTGCCACTATCTCTGTATTGTCTCTTCAACAGCAACAGAAACTCAAACAGATACACGGAACAAACACTCTCAAACCACTTTATCTACCAATCAATTGGACATAGCAGAGTGCTCTGGGATTGTTGTCCTCAATATG GAAAACAAGGCTGATATAAAGTCCATCATGGCTCGCTTTCAAACAAGTGGGTCCAGCACTGACGAGCCTTCCCCTGCATCGGCTGGACGTACAAAACCACTTGTGCATTCCGCCCTCTCTTCCGGCCCAACCATACAgccaaaaaaatctgttgtggAGAGTCTCTCAGGCAGTGCAATAAATACTCCACCTAAACCACCTTTCCTAAAAAAGGAACTAGCTGCTAAAAGTGATACAGAGGTACACGAGCCAAACAAAACTAAAGCCCTGGCTAGCAGGTTTGCCAACACTCAGGATGACACCAACACCACCAGTAAACCTTTTCTTAATAAATCCATTACCCCAAAGTCCCCTTCTTCACAGGCACTTGAGTCTAAAAGCCCTGTACAGAAGCCTCCTCTCAGCAAGCCCCCTCTTAGTAACAGCTTCTCCGACTCCAAACATGTCTTTCCTAAATCATCTCCAGCACCCACTGCCAAGCCCAGTTGGATAAAAGATGACAGTGGTGGAGGTGCACCATCCACTGCAGGCTCCACGGCACCCAAAATAGCTCCTTTACAACAAAAGCcaagcagcagcattttaaaattactgCACCAAAATGAAGATCTTGGAGAAGCTAAGACGGACACTGCAAATAAACCTACACCTCCAGCAAACTCCACATTTAAGGCAGCCTCTAATTTCAGGACTGCTCAGAACATATTcaacaaagaggagaagaaTGAGCAGTCGGATGGTGGTGGAGCCAACAAACCACCCCTTGCTTCTACTAACTCGTTCCCTCCTCCCAAACCACCAACTAGTAAAAAACCTAGCATTAAGAATCCACCTAAGTCTTTCCCTCGGGCCAGCAATGTTAATGATGCTGATCCTTCAGGGCCCAAGCGTAACCCACTACCCAACAGTTTAGCTTTGGGTCCTCCTCCTGCTAAACCCAACCGCCCCCCCAAAGTCGACCTGGAGAACTTAAAGAGAGGTGCTGCACCCTCTGACGATG GTCCGGGCATGCTCAAGAAACCCAGTATCACAGCTCATCTGGCCTCTCACCCCAGCAACCAGGTGACGCCAACCCAacctcctcagcctcctcagccTGCACTACCCAGTCTTCCCCCACGACATCCAGGATCCAT GCCCCAGGACAAGGACATCTATGATGATGTTGATGAACCAAACAGCTGTCCTCCACCTCTACCATCTTCTGCAG GTCATCCAAGTCAGAGGACAAAG GatattgatgatgatgacggAGAAATGTATGAAGATCTTGATGAACGAtg GGAAGTagctgaacaaaaacaagataagaaggagaaagaaaaggaagataAAAAACGACAGGAGGCTGAGAAAAAGGAGCAGAATCAACGTGAGAAGAAGGAACAAGATGCAAGAAAGAAATTCAAA CTGGTTGGCCCTATCGAAGTTATCCACCAAGGGAAGGCTCGTGTGGACTGCAGGGGTACCAAAACCGACCTTGTTCTGAAGCAAGGGGAATGTCTGGACATCATACGTGTACAGGGCAACCCAGAGGGCAAATGGTTGGGGCGGACACAGGATGGATCCA TTGGCTATGTGAAGACCACTTCAGTGGAAATTGATTTTAACACTCTGAAGAATCGTCAACCTCAGCCGGCATATGAACCTGAGGTCTATGATGACATTGATGTGGTCTCCTCTGATAACAG TGGGAGCAAAGGACCAGGAG TTGTCCTGCCCCCACCCccgggagaaggaggagaaataTATGATGATGTTGTTGATCTAAATTTGGACATCAG TCCCCTGGACCCCAGGTCTTTTCCTATGAAGCCCCGTGGCTTCCTACGGATGTTTGACCGGAGCAGACGTCTTGCCAGCACTAAAGT AGTGCCTCCACCCAGCCAGTTTTCTGCAGAGGGGAATACAG aTAAACCAGGAGCAGCAATTGATGAGGAGATATATGATGATGTTGACTCTCAAACcttgcctcctcctcctccgatTAGCAG TCTTCCACCCCTGAaaggcaaaagcaaaaatgaagagatggacccaaagaagcagaagaagtttgagaaagaggagaaggaatTCAAGAAAAAATTTAAAGTCTGTTCCTCTAAAGTTTTTTTAAGCTTGCTCATCAATTCAGTCATCTGA
- the fyb1b gene encoding FYN-binding protein 1 isoform X1, translating into MLMSLTKLEQPLTYKHADSLAQCHSVCHYLCIVSSTATETQTDTRNKHSQTTLSTNQLDIAECSGIVVLNMENKADIKSIMARFQTSGSSTDEPSPASAGRTKPLVHSALSSGPTIQPKKSVVESLSGSAINTPPKPPFLKKELAAKSDTEVHEPNKTKALASRFANTQDDTNTTSKPFLNKSITPKSPSSQALESKSPVQKPPLSKPPLSNSFSDSKHVFPKSSPAPTAKPSWIKDDSGGGAPSTAGSTAPKIAPLQQKPSSSILKLLHQNEDLGEAKTDTANKPTPPANSTFKAASNFRTAQNIFNKEEKNEQSDGGGANKPPLASTNSFPPPKPPTSKKPSIKNPPKSFPRASNVNDADPSGPKRNPLPNSLALGPPPAKPNRPPKVDLENLKRGAAPSDDGPGMLKKPSITAHLASHPSNQVTPTQPPQPPQPALPSLPPRHPGSMPQDKDIYDDVDEPNSCPPPLPSSAGHPSQRTKDIDDDDGEMYEDLDERWEVAEQKQDKKEKEKEDKKRQEAEKKEQNQREKKEQDARKKFKLVGPIEVIHQGKARVDCRGTKTDLVLKQGECLDIIRVQGNPEGKWLGRTQDGSIGYVKTTSVEIDFNTLKNRQPQPAYEPEVYDDIDVVSSDNSGSKGPGVVLPPPPGEGGEIYDDVVDLNLDISPLDPRSFPMKPRGFLRMFDRSRRLASTKVVPPPSQFSAEGNTDKPGAAIDEEIYDDVDSQTLPPPPPISSLPPLKGKSKNEEMDPKKQKKFEKEEKEFKKKFKYDGEIQVLYQVTIIQTLTNKKWSAKELQIKAGEKLDVIVKAVDNKLICRNDEGKFGYVSTSYIVTDDGDIYDDVGEDCIYDND; encoded by the exons ATGCTTATGTCACTGACCAAACTGGAGCAACCCCTCACATACAAACACGCAGACTCACTTGCTCAGTGCCACTCAGTGTGCCACTATCTCTGTATTGTCTCTTCAACAGCAACAGAAACTCAAACAGATACACGGAACAAACACTCTCAAACCACTTTATCTACCAATCAATTGGACATAGCAGAGTGCTCTGGGATTGTTGTCCTCAATATG GAAAACAAGGCTGATATAAAGTCCATCATGGCTCGCTTTCAAACAAGTGGGTCCAGCACTGACGAGCCTTCCCCTGCATCGGCTGGACGTACAAAACCACTTGTGCATTCCGCCCTCTCTTCCGGCCCAACCATACAgccaaaaaaatctgttgtggAGAGTCTCTCAGGCAGTGCAATAAATACTCCACCTAAACCACCTTTCCTAAAAAAGGAACTAGCTGCTAAAAGTGATACAGAGGTACACGAGCCAAACAAAACTAAAGCCCTGGCTAGCAGGTTTGCCAACACTCAGGATGACACCAACACCACCAGTAAACCTTTTCTTAATAAATCCATTACCCCAAAGTCCCCTTCTTCACAGGCACTTGAGTCTAAAAGCCCTGTACAGAAGCCTCCTCTCAGCAAGCCCCCTCTTAGTAACAGCTTCTCCGACTCCAAACATGTCTTTCCTAAATCATCTCCAGCACCCACTGCCAAGCCCAGTTGGATAAAAGATGACAGTGGTGGAGGTGCACCATCCACTGCAGGCTCCACGGCACCCAAAATAGCTCCTTTACAACAAAAGCcaagcagcagcattttaaaattactgCACCAAAATGAAGATCTTGGAGAAGCTAAGACGGACACTGCAAATAAACCTACACCTCCAGCAAACTCCACATTTAAGGCAGCCTCTAATTTCAGGACTGCTCAGAACATATTcaacaaagaggagaagaaTGAGCAGTCGGATGGTGGTGGAGCCAACAAACCACCCCTTGCTTCTACTAACTCGTTCCCTCCTCCCAAACCACCAACTAGTAAAAAACCTAGCATTAAGAATCCACCTAAGTCTTTCCCTCGGGCCAGCAATGTTAATGATGCTGATCCTTCAGGGCCCAAGCGTAACCCACTACCCAACAGTTTAGCTTTGGGTCCTCCTCCTGCTAAACCCAACCGCCCCCCCAAAGTCGACCTGGAGAACTTAAAGAGAGGTGCTGCACCCTCTGACGATG GTCCGGGCATGCTCAAGAAACCCAGTATCACAGCTCATCTGGCCTCTCACCCCAGCAACCAGGTGACGCCAACCCAacctcctcagcctcctcagccTGCACTACCCAGTCTTCCCCCACGACATCCAGGATCCAT GCCCCAGGACAAGGACATCTATGATGATGTTGATGAACCAAACAGCTGTCCTCCACCTCTACCATCTTCTGCAG GTCATCCAAGTCAGAGGACAAAG GatattgatgatgatgacggAGAAATGTATGAAGATCTTGATGAACGAtg GGAAGTagctgaacaaaaacaagataagaaggagaaagaaaaggaagataAAAAACGACAGGAGGCTGAGAAAAAGGAGCAGAATCAACGTGAGAAGAAGGAACAAGATGCAAGAAAGAAATTCAAA CTGGTTGGCCCTATCGAAGTTATCCACCAAGGGAAGGCTCGTGTGGACTGCAGGGGTACCAAAACCGACCTTGTTCTGAAGCAAGGGGAATGTCTGGACATCATACGTGTACAGGGCAACCCAGAGGGCAAATGGTTGGGGCGGACACAGGATGGATCCA TTGGCTATGTGAAGACCACTTCAGTGGAAATTGATTTTAACACTCTGAAGAATCGTCAACCTCAGCCGGCATATGAACCTGAGGTCTATGATGACATTGATGTGGTCTCCTCTGATAACAG TGGGAGCAAAGGACCAGGAG TTGTCCTGCCCCCACCCccgggagaaggaggagaaataTATGATGATGTTGTTGATCTAAATTTGGACATCAG TCCCCTGGACCCCAGGTCTTTTCCTATGAAGCCCCGTGGCTTCCTACGGATGTTTGACCGGAGCAGACGTCTTGCCAGCACTAAAGT AGTGCCTCCACCCAGCCAGTTTTCTGCAGAGGGGAATACAG aTAAACCAGGAGCAGCAATTGATGAGGAGATATATGATGATGTTGACTCTCAAACcttgcctcctcctcctccgatTAGCAG TCTTCCACCCCTGAaaggcaaaagcaaaaatgaagagatggacccaaagaagcagaagaagtttgagaaagaggagaaggaatTCAAGAAAAAATTTAAA TATGATGGTGAAATACAGGTGCTGTACCAGGTGACCATCATCCAAACACTTACCAATAAGAAGTGGAGTGCGAAAGAACTGCAAATTAAAGCAGGGGAAAAACTTGACGTCATTGTTAAAGCTGTGGATAACAAACTGATCTGTCGGAATGATGAGGGAAAGT TTGGTTATGTTTCGACCAGCTACATTGTTACAGA cGATGGTGATATATACGATGATGTTGGAGAAG ATTGCATCTATGACAACGATTGA
- the fyb1b gene encoding FYN-binding protein 1 isoform X2 — protein MLMSLTKLEQPLTYKHADSLAQCHSVCHYLCIVSSTATETQTDTRNKHSQTTLSTNQLDIAECSGIVVLNMENKADIKSIMARFQTSGSSTDEPSPASAGRTKPLVHSALSSGPTIQPKKSVVESLSGSAINTPPKPPFLKKELAAKSDTEVHEPNKTKALASRFANTQDDTNTTSKPFLNKSITPKSPSSQALESKSPVQKPPLSKPPLSNSFSDSKHVFPKSSPAPTAKPSWIKDDSGGGAPSTAGSTAPKIAPLQQKPSSSILKLLHQNEDLGEAKTDTANKPTPPANSTFKAASNFRTAQNIFNKEEKNEQSDGGGANKPPLASTNSFPPPKPPTSKKPSIKNPPKSFPRASNVNDADPSGPKRNPLPNSLALGPPPAKPNRPPKVDLENLKRGAAPSDDGPGMLKKPSITAHLASHPSNQVTPTQPPQPPQPALPSLPPRHPGSMPQDKDIYDDVDEPNSCPPPLPSSAGHPSQRTKDIDDDDGEMYEDLDERWEVAEQKQDKKEKEKEDKKRQEAEKKEQNQREKKEQDARKKFKLVGPIEVIHQGKARVDCRGTKTDLVLKQGECLDIIRVQGNPEGKWLGRTQDGSIGYVKTTSVEIDFNTLKNRQPQPAYEPEVYDDIDVVSSDNSGSKGPGVVLPPPPGEGGEIYDDVVDLNLDIRVPPPSQFSAEGNTDKPGAAIDEEIYDDVDSQTLPPPPPISSLPPLKGKSKNEEMDPKKQKKFEKEEKEFKKKFKYDGEIQVLYQVTIIQTLTNKKWSAKELQIKAGEKLDVIVKAVDNKLICRNDEGKFGYVSTSYIVTDDGDIYDDVGEDCIYDND, from the exons ATGCTTATGTCACTGACCAAACTGGAGCAACCCCTCACATACAAACACGCAGACTCACTTGCTCAGTGCCACTCAGTGTGCCACTATCTCTGTATTGTCTCTTCAACAGCAACAGAAACTCAAACAGATACACGGAACAAACACTCTCAAACCACTTTATCTACCAATCAATTGGACATAGCAGAGTGCTCTGGGATTGTTGTCCTCAATATG GAAAACAAGGCTGATATAAAGTCCATCATGGCTCGCTTTCAAACAAGTGGGTCCAGCACTGACGAGCCTTCCCCTGCATCGGCTGGACGTACAAAACCACTTGTGCATTCCGCCCTCTCTTCCGGCCCAACCATACAgccaaaaaaatctgttgtggAGAGTCTCTCAGGCAGTGCAATAAATACTCCACCTAAACCACCTTTCCTAAAAAAGGAACTAGCTGCTAAAAGTGATACAGAGGTACACGAGCCAAACAAAACTAAAGCCCTGGCTAGCAGGTTTGCCAACACTCAGGATGACACCAACACCACCAGTAAACCTTTTCTTAATAAATCCATTACCCCAAAGTCCCCTTCTTCACAGGCACTTGAGTCTAAAAGCCCTGTACAGAAGCCTCCTCTCAGCAAGCCCCCTCTTAGTAACAGCTTCTCCGACTCCAAACATGTCTTTCCTAAATCATCTCCAGCACCCACTGCCAAGCCCAGTTGGATAAAAGATGACAGTGGTGGAGGTGCACCATCCACTGCAGGCTCCACGGCACCCAAAATAGCTCCTTTACAACAAAAGCcaagcagcagcattttaaaattactgCACCAAAATGAAGATCTTGGAGAAGCTAAGACGGACACTGCAAATAAACCTACACCTCCAGCAAACTCCACATTTAAGGCAGCCTCTAATTTCAGGACTGCTCAGAACATATTcaacaaagaggagaagaaTGAGCAGTCGGATGGTGGTGGAGCCAACAAACCACCCCTTGCTTCTACTAACTCGTTCCCTCCTCCCAAACCACCAACTAGTAAAAAACCTAGCATTAAGAATCCACCTAAGTCTTTCCCTCGGGCCAGCAATGTTAATGATGCTGATCCTTCAGGGCCCAAGCGTAACCCACTACCCAACAGTTTAGCTTTGGGTCCTCCTCCTGCTAAACCCAACCGCCCCCCCAAAGTCGACCTGGAGAACTTAAAGAGAGGTGCTGCACCCTCTGACGATG GTCCGGGCATGCTCAAGAAACCCAGTATCACAGCTCATCTGGCCTCTCACCCCAGCAACCAGGTGACGCCAACCCAacctcctcagcctcctcagccTGCACTACCCAGTCTTCCCCCACGACATCCAGGATCCAT GCCCCAGGACAAGGACATCTATGATGATGTTGATGAACCAAACAGCTGTCCTCCACCTCTACCATCTTCTGCAG GTCATCCAAGTCAGAGGACAAAG GatattgatgatgatgacggAGAAATGTATGAAGATCTTGATGAACGAtg GGAAGTagctgaacaaaaacaagataagaaggagaaagaaaaggaagataAAAAACGACAGGAGGCTGAGAAAAAGGAGCAGAATCAACGTGAGAAGAAGGAACAAGATGCAAGAAAGAAATTCAAA CTGGTTGGCCCTATCGAAGTTATCCACCAAGGGAAGGCTCGTGTGGACTGCAGGGGTACCAAAACCGACCTTGTTCTGAAGCAAGGGGAATGTCTGGACATCATACGTGTACAGGGCAACCCAGAGGGCAAATGGTTGGGGCGGACACAGGATGGATCCA TTGGCTATGTGAAGACCACTTCAGTGGAAATTGATTTTAACACTCTGAAGAATCGTCAACCTCAGCCGGCATATGAACCTGAGGTCTATGATGACATTGATGTGGTCTCCTCTGATAACAG TGGGAGCAAAGGACCAGGAG TTGTCCTGCCCCCACCCccgggagaaggaggagaaataTATGATGATGTTGTTGATCTAAATTTGGACATCAG AGTGCCTCCACCCAGCCAGTTTTCTGCAGAGGGGAATACAG aTAAACCAGGAGCAGCAATTGATGAGGAGATATATGATGATGTTGACTCTCAAACcttgcctcctcctcctccgatTAGCAG TCTTCCACCCCTGAaaggcaaaagcaaaaatgaagagatggacccaaagaagcagaagaagtttgagaaagaggagaaggaatTCAAGAAAAAATTTAAA TATGATGGTGAAATACAGGTGCTGTACCAGGTGACCATCATCCAAACACTTACCAATAAGAAGTGGAGTGCGAAAGAACTGCAAATTAAAGCAGGGGAAAAACTTGACGTCATTGTTAAAGCTGTGGATAACAAACTGATCTGTCGGAATGATGAGGGAAAGT TTGGTTATGTTTCGACCAGCTACATTGTTACAGA cGATGGTGATATATACGATGATGTTGGAGAAG ATTGCATCTATGACAACGATTGA
- the fyb1b gene encoding FYN-binding protein 1 isoform X5 produces the protein MLMSLTKLEQPLTYKHADSLAQCHSVCHYLCIVSSTATETQTDTRNKHSQTTLSTNQLDIAECSGIVVLNMENKADIKSIMARFQTSGSSTDEPSPASAGRTKPLVHSALSSGPTIQPKKSVVESLSGSAINTPPKPPFLKKELAAKSDTEVHEPNKTKALASRFANTQDDTNTTSKPFLNKSITPKSPSSQALESKSPVQKPPLSKPPLSNSFSDSKHVFPKSSPAPTAKPSWIKDDSGGGAPSTAGSTAPKIAPLQQKPSSSILKLLHQNEDLGEAKTDTANKPTPPANSTFKAASNFRTAQNIFNKEEKNEQSDGGGANKPPLASTNSFPPPKPPTSKKPSIKNPPKSFPRASNVNDADPSGPKRNPLPNSLALGPPPAKPNRPPKVDLENLKRGAAPSDDGPGMLKKPSITAHLASHPSNQVTPTQPPQPPQPALPSLPPRHPGSMPQDKDIYDDVDEPNSCPPPLPSSAGHPSQRTKDIDDDDGEMYEDLDERWEVAEQKQDKKEKEKEDKKRQEAEKKEQNQREKKEQDARKKFKLVGPIEVIHQGKARVDCRGTKTDLVLKQGECLDIIRVQGNPEGKWLGRTQDGSIGYVKTTSVEIDFNTLKNRQPQPAYEPEVYDDIDVVSSDNSGSKGPGVVLPPPPGEGGEIYDDVVDLNLDISPLDPRSFPMKPRGFLRMFDRSRRLASTKV, from the exons ATGCTTATGTCACTGACCAAACTGGAGCAACCCCTCACATACAAACACGCAGACTCACTTGCTCAGTGCCACTCAGTGTGCCACTATCTCTGTATTGTCTCTTCAACAGCAACAGAAACTCAAACAGATACACGGAACAAACACTCTCAAACCACTTTATCTACCAATCAATTGGACATAGCAGAGTGCTCTGGGATTGTTGTCCTCAATATG GAAAACAAGGCTGATATAAAGTCCATCATGGCTCGCTTTCAAACAAGTGGGTCCAGCACTGACGAGCCTTCCCCTGCATCGGCTGGACGTACAAAACCACTTGTGCATTCCGCCCTCTCTTCCGGCCCAACCATACAgccaaaaaaatctgttgtggAGAGTCTCTCAGGCAGTGCAATAAATACTCCACCTAAACCACCTTTCCTAAAAAAGGAACTAGCTGCTAAAAGTGATACAGAGGTACACGAGCCAAACAAAACTAAAGCCCTGGCTAGCAGGTTTGCCAACACTCAGGATGACACCAACACCACCAGTAAACCTTTTCTTAATAAATCCATTACCCCAAAGTCCCCTTCTTCACAGGCACTTGAGTCTAAAAGCCCTGTACAGAAGCCTCCTCTCAGCAAGCCCCCTCTTAGTAACAGCTTCTCCGACTCCAAACATGTCTTTCCTAAATCATCTCCAGCACCCACTGCCAAGCCCAGTTGGATAAAAGATGACAGTGGTGGAGGTGCACCATCCACTGCAGGCTCCACGGCACCCAAAATAGCTCCTTTACAACAAAAGCcaagcagcagcattttaaaattactgCACCAAAATGAAGATCTTGGAGAAGCTAAGACGGACACTGCAAATAAACCTACACCTCCAGCAAACTCCACATTTAAGGCAGCCTCTAATTTCAGGACTGCTCAGAACATATTcaacaaagaggagaagaaTGAGCAGTCGGATGGTGGTGGAGCCAACAAACCACCCCTTGCTTCTACTAACTCGTTCCCTCCTCCCAAACCACCAACTAGTAAAAAACCTAGCATTAAGAATCCACCTAAGTCTTTCCCTCGGGCCAGCAATGTTAATGATGCTGATCCTTCAGGGCCCAAGCGTAACCCACTACCCAACAGTTTAGCTTTGGGTCCTCCTCCTGCTAAACCCAACCGCCCCCCCAAAGTCGACCTGGAGAACTTAAAGAGAGGTGCTGCACCCTCTGACGATG GTCCGGGCATGCTCAAGAAACCCAGTATCACAGCTCATCTGGCCTCTCACCCCAGCAACCAGGTGACGCCAACCCAacctcctcagcctcctcagccTGCACTACCCAGTCTTCCCCCACGACATCCAGGATCCAT GCCCCAGGACAAGGACATCTATGATGATGTTGATGAACCAAACAGCTGTCCTCCACCTCTACCATCTTCTGCAG GTCATCCAAGTCAGAGGACAAAG GatattgatgatgatgacggAGAAATGTATGAAGATCTTGATGAACGAtg GGAAGTagctgaacaaaaacaagataagaaggagaaagaaaaggaagataAAAAACGACAGGAGGCTGAGAAAAAGGAGCAGAATCAACGTGAGAAGAAGGAACAAGATGCAAGAAAGAAATTCAAA CTGGTTGGCCCTATCGAAGTTATCCACCAAGGGAAGGCTCGTGTGGACTGCAGGGGTACCAAAACCGACCTTGTTCTGAAGCAAGGGGAATGTCTGGACATCATACGTGTACAGGGCAACCCAGAGGGCAAATGGTTGGGGCGGACACAGGATGGATCCA TTGGCTATGTGAAGACCACTTCAGTGGAAATTGATTTTAACACTCTGAAGAATCGTCAACCTCAGCCGGCATATGAACCTGAGGTCTATGATGACATTGATGTGGTCTCCTCTGATAACAG TGGGAGCAAAGGACCAGGAG TTGTCCTGCCCCCACCCccgggagaaggaggagaaataTATGATGATGTTGTTGATCTAAATTTGGACATCAG TCCCCTGGACCCCAGGTCTTTTCCTATGAAGCCCCGTGGCTTCCTACGGATGTTTGACCGGAGCAGACGTCTTGCCAGCACTAAAGTGTAA